The following proteins come from a genomic window of Drosophila miranda strain MSH22 chromosome Y unlocalized genomic scaffold, D.miranda_PacBio2.1 Contig_Y5_pilon, whole genome shotgun sequence:
- the LOC117195032 gene encoding actin-related protein 4-like isoform X1, producing the protein MNGGNMLYGGDEIGALVFDPGHHSFRVSYAQEDSPKAEIPSVVGIGASPTPDTNLDPDTKTDNNVTPNRGLVRHYVLVIPPAASSSAPAPTPAPAYLFV; encoded by the exons ATGAATGGAGGCAACATGCTATATGGCGGCGACGAAATTGGAGCCTTAGTTTTCGATCCAGGGCACCATTCGTTCCGTGTAAGCTACGCGCAAGAGGATTCGCCGAAGGCTGAGATACCCTCTGTTGTCGGCATTGGAGCATCCCCAACTCCGGATACGAATCTTGATCCAGATACCAAAACTGACAACAATGTGACGCCCAACA GAGGCCTTGTCCGCCACTACGTCCTCGTTATCCCGCCTGCAGCCTCCagttcagctccagctcctactcccgctcccgcatatttgtttgtttag
- the LOC117194978 gene encoding uncharacterized protein LOC117194978 isoform X2, giving the protein MADPKNEMGTEAGTAMDSDSGRDSSVSPMEINIYNTNCNSMIVLNDLRLLELITKYPFLYSKAAQPEQYSEYDEWAWNQISKEFNASYENLPLSAPFSPDELQWRWILLLPTMGTLSKAKGQIPFQLWSLVTEIERSLSTENLEPPRDLSMAQNFLLTQLPLVEAMTLNERRRLEVEFLDILFQHEVPLGPEEQATVKTEYDEFLRSVRVKELPISALAQLSLDGPQYKRVQPKIAHTFAIPGPRPKTNLAISSVSGGQDLINVPTATVFIPIQAFTSNVVGPINPAPDVSTPLDINVIGAKKEPVECPPSVSPPLDIKTEVEVALAAIELAIEMENVRENNPEEAQEKSPEKNRTPVEKPDDTTLNPNPRYIPIKSAKYYTKKLLVRVKRID; this is encoded by the coding sequence ATGGCTGATCCGAAAAACGAAATGGGTACCGAAGCTGGCACAGCAATGGACAGCGATAGCGGTAGAGACTCCTCAGTCAGCCCAatggaaataaatatatacaacACAAATTGCAATTCGATGATAGTTCTGAACGATTTACGTCTGCTGGAGCTGATAACCAAGTATCCTTTTCTGTATAGTAAAGCAGCGCAGCCGGAACAGTACTCGGAATACGACGAGTGGGCCTGGAATCAGATTTCGAAGGAGTTTAATGCCAGCTACGAGAACTTGCCGCTGAGTGCCCCCTTCTCGCCAGACGAGCTGCAGTGGCGTTGGATCTTGCTGCTACCGACCATGGGCACCCTTTCGAAGGCGAAGGGACAAATTCCCTTTCAACTGTGGTCCCTTGTGACGGAGATCGAACGCTCGCTAAGTACAGAAAATTTGGAACCACCCAGGGACTTGAGTATGGCCCAGAACTTTCTACTCACTCAGCTGCCATTGGTGGAGGCCATGACGCTCAATGAGCGTCGGCGACTGGAAGTCGAGTTCCTCGATATCTTATTCCAACACGAAGTACCACTGGGTCCCGAAGAGCAGGCCACAGTCAAGACCGAATACGATGAATTCCTCAGATCTGTTCGGGTCAAGGAGCTGCCCATATCGGCTCTGGCACAACTCTCGCTTGATGGTCCTCAGTACAAACGAGTCCAACCAAAAATCGCACACACTTTTGCCATCCCAGGTCCCCGTCCCAAAACCAATCTGGCCATTAGCAGTGTGTCTGGTGGCCAGGATCTCATTAATGTCCCGACGGCGACTGTTTTCATACCGATTCAAGCTTTCACGAGCAATGTGGTTGGACCCATTAATCCCGCGCCGGACGTTTCGACACCGCTTGATATCAATGTGATTGGTGCCAAGAAGGAACCCGTTGAGTGCCCGCCGTCTGTTTCACCACCGCTGGACATTAAGACAGAGGTGGAGGTGGCCCTTGCGGCCATTGAGCTTGCCATTGAGATGGAAAATGTACGGGAAAATAACCCAGAAGAGGCACAAGAGAAATCACCGGAGAAAAACCGCACTCCCGTGGAGAAGCCCGATGATACCACTCTAAATCCTAATCCGCGGTATATACCGATCAAGAGCGCCAAGTACTACACAAAGAAGCTACTCGTTCGGGTGAAGCGCATTGATTAG
- the LOC117194998 gene encoding actin-like protein 6B isoform X5: MNGGNMLYGGDEIGALVFDPGHHSLRVGYAQEDSPKAEIPSVVGIGASPTPDTNLDPDTKTDNNVTPNTSSSAPAPAPAPAYLFV; this comes from the exons ATGAATGGAGGCAACATGCTATATGGCGGCGACGAAATTGGAGCCTTAGTTTTCGATCCAGGGCACCATTCGTTGCGTGTGGGCTACGCGCAAGAGGATTCGCCGAAGGCTGAGATACCCTCTGTTGTCGGCATTGGAGCATCCCCAACTCCGGATACGAATCTTGATCCAGATACCAAAACTGACAACAATGTGACGCCCAACA CCTCCagttcagctccagctcctgctcccgctcccgcatatttgtttgtttag
- the LOC117195025 gene encoding actin-related protein 4-like isoform X4, whose amino-acid sequence MNGGNMLYGGDEIGALVFDPGHHSLRVGYAQEDSPKAEIPSVVGIGASPTPDTNLDPDTKTDNNVTPNSPLVVFRVLFRLRCFTIQKRILGYQLQQT is encoded by the exons ATGAATGGAGGCAACATGCTATATGGCGGCGACGAAATTGGAGCCTTAGTTTTCGATCCAGGGCACCATTCGTTGCGTGTGGGCTACGCGCAAGAGGATTCGCCGAAGGCTGAGATACCCTCTGTTGTCGGCATTGGAGCATCCCCAACTCCGGATACGAATCTTGATCCAGATACCAAAACTGACAACAATGTGACGCCCAACA GCCCACTCGTCGTATTCCGAGTCCTGTTCCGGCTGCGCTGCTTTACTATACAGAAAAGGATACTTGGTTATCAGCTCCAGCAGACGTAA
- the LOC117194978 gene encoding uncharacterized protein LOC117194978 isoform X1 produces the protein MADPKNEMGTEAGTAMDSDSGRDSSVSPMEINIYNTNCNSMIVLNDLRLLELITKYPFLYSKAAQPEQYSEYDEWAWNQISKEFNASYENLPLSAPFSPDELQWRWILLLPTMGTLSKAKGQIPFQLWSLVTEIERSLSTENLEPPRDLSMAQNFLLTQLPLVEAMTLNERRRLEVEFLDILFQHEVPLGPEEQATVKTEYDEFLRSVRVKELPISALAQLSLDGPQYKRVQPKIAHTFAIPGPRPKTNLAISSVSGGQDLINVPTATVFIPIQAFTSNVVGPINPAPDVSTPLDINVIGAKKEPVECPPSVSPPLDIKTEVEVALAAIELAIEMENVRENNPEEAQEKSPEKNRTPVEKPDDATLNPNPRYIPIKSAKYYTKKLLVRVKRIDQDEYLPLSSMAKRPKKRESMYIKCT, from the exons ATGGCTGATCCGAAAAACGAAATGGGTACCGAAGCTGGCACAGCAATGGACAGCGATAGCGGTAGAGACTCCTCAGTCAGCCCAatggaaataaatatatacaacACAAATTGCAATTCGATGATAGTTCTGAACGATTTACGTCTGCTGGAGCTGATAACCAAGTATCCTTTTCTGTATAGTAAAGCAGCGCAGCCGGAACAGTACTCGGAATACGACGAGTGGGCCTGGAATCAGATTTCGAAGGAGTTTAATGCCAGCTACGAGAACTTGCCGCTGAGTGCCCCCTTCTCGCCAGACGAGCTGCAGTGGCGTTGGATCTTGCTGCTACCGACCATGGGCACCCTTTCGAAGGCGAAGGGACAAATTCCCTTTCAACTGTGGTCCCTTGTGACGGAGATCGAACGCTCGCTAAGTACAGAAAATTTGGAACCACCCAGGGACTTGAGTATGGCCCAGAACTTTCTACTCACTCAGCTGCCATTGGTGGAGGCCATGACGCTCAATGAGCGTCGGCGACTGGAAGTCGAGTTCCTCGATATCTTATTCCAACACGAAGTACCACTGGGTCCCGAAGAGCAGGCCACAGTCAAGACCGAATACGATGAATTCCTCAGATCTGTTCGGGTCAAGGAGCTGCCCATATCGGCTCTGGCACAACTCTCGCTTGATGGTCCTCAGTACAAACGAGTCCAACCAAAAATCGCACACACTTTTGCCATCCCAGGTCCCCGTCCCAAAACCAATCTGGCCATTAGCAGTGTGTCTGGTGGCCAGGATCTCATTAATGTCCCGACGGCGACTGTTTTCATACCGATTCAAGCTTTCACGAGCAATGTGGTTGGACCCATTAATCCCGCGCCGGACGTTTCGACACCGCTTGATATCAATGTGATTGGTGCCAAGAAGGAACCCGTTGAGTGCCCGCCGTCTGTTTCACCACCGCTGGACATTAAGACAGAGGTGGAGGTGGCCCTTGCGGCCATTGAGCTTGCCATTGAG ATGGAAAATGTACGGGAAAATAACCCAGAAGAGGCACAAGAGAAATCACCGGAGAAAAACCGCACTCCCGTGGAGAAGCCCGATGATGCCACTCTAAATCCTAATCCGCGGTATATACCGATCAAGAGCGCCAAGTACTACACAAAGAAGCTACTCGTTCGGGTGAAGCGCATTGATCAGGACGAGTATTTGCCGCTGTCCAGCATGGCAAAGCGCCCAAAGAAACGTGAATCCATGTACATCAAATGCACAtaa
- the LOC117195032 gene encoding actin-related protein 4-like isoform X3, which translates to MNGGNMLYGGDEIGALVFDPGHHSFRVSYAQEDSPKAEIPSVVGIGASPTPDTNLDPDTKTDNNVTPNSPLVVFRVLFRLRCFTIQKRILGYQLQQT; encoded by the exons ATGAATGGAGGCAACATGCTATATGGCGGCGACGAAATTGGAGCCTTAGTTTTCGATCCAGGGCACCATTCGTTCCGTGTAAGCTACGCGCAAGAGGATTCGCCGAAGGCTGAGATACCCTCTGTTGTCGGCATTGGAGCATCCCCAACTCCGGATACGAATCTTGATCCAGATACCAAAACTGACAACAATGTGACGCCCAACA GCCCACTCGTCGTATTCCGAGTCCTGTTCCGGCTGCGCTGCTTTACTATACAGAAAAGGATACTTGGTTATCAGCTCCAGCAGACGTAA
- the LOC117194998 gene encoding actin-related protein 4-like isoform X2, producing MNGGNMLYGGDEIGALVFDPGHHSLRVGYAQEDSPKAEIPSVVGIGASPTPDTNLDPDTKTDNNVTPNISFHMISHEALSATTSSLSRLQPPVQLQLLLPLPHICLFSY from the exons ATGAATGGAGGCAACATGCTATATGGCGGCGACGAAATTGGAGCCTTAGTTTTCGATCCAGGGCACCATTCGTTGCGTGTGGGCTACGCGCAAGAGGATTCGCCGAAGGCTGAGATACCCTCTGTTGTCGGCATTGGAGCATCCCCAACTCCGGATACGAATCTTGATCCAGATACCAAAACTGACAACAATGTGACGCCCAACA TATCATTTCACATGATTTCACATGAGGCCTTGTCCGCCACTACGTCCTCGTTATCCCGCCTGCAGCCTCCagttcagctccagctcctgctcccgctcccgcatatttgtttgtttagttACTAG
- the LOC117195046 gene encoding actin-related protein 4-like isoform X1, with the protein MNGGNMLYVGDEIGALVFDPGHHSLRVGYAQEDTPKAEIPSVVGIGASQTPDTNLDPDTKTDNNVTPNSLVRHYVLVIPPAASSSAPAPTPAPAYLFV; encoded by the exons ATGAATGGAGGCAACATGCTATATGTCGGCGACGAAATTGGAGCCTTAGTTTTCGATCCAGGGCACCATTCGTTGCGTGTGGGCTACGCGCAAGAGGATACGCCGAAGGCTGAGATACCCTCTGTTGTCGGCATTGGAGCATCCCAAACTCCGGATACGAATCTTGATCCAGATACCAAAACTGACAACAATGTGACGCCCAACA GCCTTGTCCGCCACTACGTCCTCGTTATCCCGCCTGCAGCCTCCagttcagctccagctcctactcccgctcccgcatatttgtttgtttag
- the LOC117195032 gene encoding actin-like protein 6B isoform X4: MNGGNMLYGGDEIGALVFDPGHHSFRVSYAQEDSPKAEIPSVVGIGASPTPDTNLDPDTKTDNNVTPNTSSSAPAPTPAPAYLFV, encoded by the exons ATGAATGGAGGCAACATGCTATATGGCGGCGACGAAATTGGAGCCTTAGTTTTCGATCCAGGGCACCATTCGTTCCGTGTAAGCTACGCGCAAGAGGATTCGCCGAAGGCTGAGATACCCTCTGTTGTCGGCATTGGAGCATCCCCAACTCCGGATACGAATCTTGATCCAGATACCAAAACTGACAACAATGTGACGCCCAACA CCTCCagttcagctccagctcctactcccgctcccgcatatttgtttgtttag
- the LOC117195046 gene encoding actin-like protein 6B isoform X2: MNGGNMLYVGDEIGALVFDPGHHSLRVGYAQEDTPKAEIPSVVGIGASQTPDTNLDPDTKTDNNVTPNTSSSAPAPTPAPAYLFV, from the exons ATGAATGGAGGCAACATGCTATATGTCGGCGACGAAATTGGAGCCTTAGTTTTCGATCCAGGGCACCATTCGTTGCGTGTGGGCTACGCGCAAGAGGATACGCCGAAGGCTGAGATACCCTCTGTTGTCGGCATTGGAGCATCCCAAACTCCGGATACGAATCTTGATCCAGATACCAAAACTGACAACAATGTGACGCCCAACA CCTCCagttcagctccagctcctactcccgctcccgcatatttgtttgtttag
- the LOC117195032 gene encoding actin-related protein 4-like isoform X2 → MNGGNMLYGGDEIGALVFDPGHHSFRVSYAQEDSPKAEIPSVVGIGASPTPDTNLDPDTKTDNNVTPNSLVRHYVLVIPPAASSSAPAPTPAPAYLFV, encoded by the exons ATGAATGGAGGCAACATGCTATATGGCGGCGACGAAATTGGAGCCTTAGTTTTCGATCCAGGGCACCATTCGTTCCGTGTAAGCTACGCGCAAGAGGATTCGCCGAAGGCTGAGATACCCTCTGTTGTCGGCATTGGAGCATCCCCAACTCCGGATACGAATCTTGATCCAGATACCAAAACTGACAACAATGTGACGCCCAACA GCCTTGTCCGCCACTACGTCCTCGTTATCCCGCCTGCAGCCTCCagttcagctccagctcctactcccgctcccgcatatttgtttgtttag
- the LOC117195048 gene encoding actin-like protein 6B isoform X2, with translation MNGGNMLYVGDEIGALVFDPGHHSLRVGYAQEDSPKAEIPSVVGIGASQTPDTNLDPDTKTDNNVTPNTSSSAPAPTPAPAYLFV, from the exons ATGAATGGAGGCAACATGCTATATGTCGGCGACGAAATTGGAGCCTTAGTTTTCGATCCAGGGCACCATTCGTTGCGTGTGGGCTACGCGCAAGAGGATTCGCCGAAGGCTGAGATACCCTCTGTTGTCGGCATTGGAGCATCCCAAACTCCGGATACGAATCTTGATCCAGATACCAAAACTGACAACAATGTGACGCCCAACA CCTCCagttcagctccagctcctactcccgctcccgcatatttgtttgtttag
- the LOC117194998 gene encoding actin-related protein 4-like isoform X3, producing MNGGNMLYGGDEIGALVFDPGHHSLRVGYAQEDSPKAEIPSVVGIGASPTPDTNLDPDTKTDNNVTPNRGLVRHYVLVIPPAASSSAPAPAPAPAYLFV from the exons ATGAATGGAGGCAACATGCTATATGGCGGCGACGAAATTGGAGCCTTAGTTTTCGATCCAGGGCACCATTCGTTGCGTGTGGGCTACGCGCAAGAGGATTCGCCGAAGGCTGAGATACCCTCTGTTGTCGGCATTGGAGCATCCCCAACTCCGGATACGAATCTTGATCCAGATACCAAAACTGACAACAATGTGACGCCCAACA GAGGCCTTGTCCGCCACTACGTCCTCGTTATCCCGCCTGCAGCCTCCagttcagctccagctcctgctcccgctcccgcatatttgtttgtttag
- the LOC117194998 gene encoding actin-related protein 4-like isoform X4 yields MNGGNMLYGGDEIGALVFDPGHHSLRVGYAQEDSPKAEIPSVVGIGASPTPDTNLDPDTKTDNNVTPNSLVRHYVLVIPPAASSSAPAPAPAPAYLFV; encoded by the exons ATGAATGGAGGCAACATGCTATATGGCGGCGACGAAATTGGAGCCTTAGTTTTCGATCCAGGGCACCATTCGTTGCGTGTGGGCTACGCGCAAGAGGATTCGCCGAAGGCTGAGATACCCTCTGTTGTCGGCATTGGAGCATCCCCAACTCCGGATACGAATCTTGATCCAGATACCAAAACTGACAACAATGTGACGCCCAACA GCCTTGTCCGCCACTACGTCCTCGTTATCCCGCCTGCAGCCTCCagttcagctccagctcctgctcccgctcccgcatatttgtttgtttag
- the LOC117195048 gene encoding actin-related protein 4-like isoform X1 has translation MNGGNMLYVGDEIGALVFDPGHHSLRVGYAQEDSPKAEIPSVVGIGASQTPDTNLDPDTKTDNNVTPNSLVRHYVLVIPPAASSSAPAPTPAPAYLFV, from the exons ATGAATGGAGGCAACATGCTATATGTCGGCGACGAAATTGGAGCCTTAGTTTTCGATCCAGGGCACCATTCGTTGCGTGTGGGCTACGCGCAAGAGGATTCGCCGAAGGCTGAGATACCCTCTGTTGTCGGCATTGGAGCATCCCAAACTCCGGATACGAATCTTGATCCAGATACCAAAACTGACAACAATGTGACGCCCAACA GCCTTGTCCGCCACTACGTCCTCGTTATCCCGCCTGCAGCCTCCagttcagctccagctcctactcccgctcccgcatatttgtttgtttag
- the LOC117194998 gene encoding actin-like protein 6B isoform X6, which translates to MNGGNMLYGGDEIGALVFDPGHHSLRVGYAQEDSPKAEIPSVVGIGASPTPDTNLDPDTKTDNNVTPNIQLQLLLPLPHICLFSY; encoded by the exons ATGAATGGAGGCAACATGCTATATGGCGGCGACGAAATTGGAGCCTTAGTTTTCGATCCAGGGCACCATTCGTTGCGTGTGGGCTACGCGCAAGAGGATTCGCCGAAGGCTGAGATACCCTCTGTTGTCGGCATTGGAGCATCCCCAACTCCGGATACGAATCTTGATCCAGATACCAAAACTGACAACAATGTGACGCCCAACA ttcagctccagctcctgctcccgctcccgcatatttgtttgtttagttACTAG
- the LOC117194979 gene encoding uncharacterized protein LOC117194979, with protein MADPKNEMGTEAGTAMDSESGRDSSVSPMEINISNTNCNSMIVLNDLRLLELITKYPFLYSKAAQPEQDSEYDEWAWNQISKEFNASYENLPLSAPFSPDELQWRWILLLPTMGTLSKAKGQIPFQLWSLVTEIERSLSTENLEPPRDLSMAQNFLLTQLPLVEAMTLNERRRLEVEFLDILFQHEVPLGPEEQATVKTEYDEFLRSVRVNELPISALAQLSLDGPQYKRVQPKIAHTFAIPGPRPKTNLAISSVSGGQDLINVPTATVFIPIQAFTSNVVGPINPAPDVSTPLDINVIGAKKEPVECPPSVSPPLDIKTEVEVALAAIELAIEMENVRENNPEEAQEKSPEKNRTPVEKPDDATLNPNPRYIPIKSAKYYTKKLLVRVKRIDQDEYLPLSSMAKRPKKRKSMYIKCT; from the exons ATGGCTGATCCGAAAAACGAAATGGGTACCGAAGCTGGCACAGCAATGGACAGCGAAAGCGGTAGAGACTCCTCAGTCAGCCCAATGGAAATAAATATATCCAACACAAATTGCAATTCGATGATAGTTCTGAACGATTTACGTCTGCTGGAGCTGATAACCAAGTATCCTTTTCTGTATAGTAAAGCAGCGCAGCCGGAACAGGACTCGGAATACGACGAGTGGGCCTGGAATCAGATTTCGAAGGAGTTTAATGCCAGCTACGAGAACTTGCCGCTGAGTGCCCCCTTCTCGCCAGACGAGCTGCAGTGGCGTTGGATCTTGCTGCTACCGACCATGGGCACCCTTTCGAAGGCGAAGGGACAAATTCCCTTTCAACTGTGGTCCCTTGTGACGGAGATCGAACGCTCGCTAAGTACAGAAAATTTGGAACCACCCAGGGACTTGAGTATGGCCCAGAACTTTCTACTCACTCAGCTGCCATTGGTGGAGGCCATGACGCTCAATGAGCGTCGGCGACTGGAAGTCGAGTTCCTCGATATCTTATTCCAACACGAAGTACCACTGGGTCCCGAAGAGCAGGCCACAGTCAAGACCGAATACGATGAATTCCTCAGATCTGTTCGGGTCAATGAGCTGCCCATATCGGCTCTGGCACAACTCTCGCTTGATGGTCCTCAGTACAAACGAGTCCAACCAAAAATCGCACACACTTTTGCCATCCCAGGTCCCCGTCCCAAAACCAATCTGGCCATTAGCAGTGTGTCTGGTGGCCAGGATCTCATTAATGTCCCGACGGCGACTGTTTTCATACCGATTCAAGCTTTCACGAGCAATGTGGTTGGACCCATTAATCCCGCGCCGGACGTTTCGACACCGCTTGATATCAATGTGATTGGTGCCAAGAAGGAACCCGTTGAGTGCCCGCCGTCTGTTTCACCACCGCTGGACATTAAGACAGAGGTGGAG GTGGCCCTTGCGGCCATTGAGCTTGCCATTGAGATGGAAAATGTACGGGAAAATAACCCAGAAGAGGCACAAGAGAAATCACCGGAGAAAAACCGCACTCCCGTGGAGAAGCCCGATGATGCCACCCTAAATCCTAATCCGCGGTATATACCGATCAAGAGCGCCAAGTACTACACAAAGAAGCTACTCGTTCGGGTGAAACGCATTGATCAGGACGAGTATTTGCCGCTGTCCAGCATGGCAAAGCGCCCAAAGAAACGTAAATCCATGTACATCAAATGCACAtaa
- the LOC117194998 gene encoding actin-related protein 4-like isoform X1 codes for MNGGNMLYGGDEIGALVFDPGHHSLRVGYAQEDSPKAEIPSVVGIGASPTPDTNLDPDTKTDNNVTPNRFHMRPCPPLRPRYPACSLQFSSSSCSRSRIFVCLVTSLSSMRSKRNMKTNSD; via the exons ATGAATGGAGGCAACATGCTATATGGCGGCGACGAAATTGGAGCCTTAGTTTTCGATCCAGGGCACCATTCGTTGCGTGTGGGCTACGCGCAAGAGGATTCGCCGAAGGCTGAGATACCCTCTGTTGTCGGCATTGGAGCATCCCCAACTCCGGATACGAATCTTGATCCAGATACCAAAACTGACAACAATGTGACGCCCAACA GATTTCACATGAGGCCTTGTCCGCCACTACGTCCTCGTTATCCCGCCTGCAGCCTCCagttcagctccagctcctgctcccgctcccgcatatttgtttgtttagttACTAGTTTATCGAGCATGCGAAGCAAACGAAATATGAAAACCAATTCGGATTAA